A window from Neodiprion fabricii isolate iyNeoFabr1 chromosome 2, iyNeoFabr1.1, whole genome shotgun sequence encodes these proteins:
- the LOC124175046 gene encoding dual oxidase isoform X3 encodes MASESGCPIEFHRIDVEKCDKVFDKDCQGNKYIPFQRADYDRETGHSPNSPREQINKVTSWIDGSFIYSGSEAWTNTMRSFKNGSFLMEPKKQFPVRNTMRAPLFNHAVPNVMRMLNPERLYLLGDPRTNQNPPLLAFGILFYQWHNVIAARVQKQNPDMSDEEVFQRARRVVVGTLQNIIVYEYLPNLLEEELKPYSGYKPDLHPGISHVFQSAAFRYGHSLVPPGIYRRDESCNFRKTSMGRPAMRLCSTWWDSNEVLANSTIEELVMGMASQLAEKEDSLLCSDVRNSLFGPMEFSRRDLGALNIMRGRDNGLPDYNTARAHFKLPRRKIWNEINPALFNKNPELLRSLMEIYSNNLENIDVYVGGMLESSDGPGELFKAVIKDQFTRLRDADRFWFENLDNGIFTKSEIEEIRRVKFWDIVVNTTSIPPEAVQRRLFTWMENDPCPQPFQLNSSILESCMPLQRYDYFEGSELVYIYACVFLGFIPILCAGVGYGLVKLQNRRRRRLKILQEEIQKRSDGRICVDKMVVREWLHANHRRLVKVKFGPEAALHVVNRKGEKLRTFNFNNLNSITIEESQVINYESENSHRKPLVLLRIPRDYDLVLELDSLSSRRKFIAKLESFLTSHNKHFTLMRTNRDIMLAKAETKERRQKKLEQFFREAYALTFGLRPGEKRRRSEDSDSGEVVTVMRTSLSKSEFASALGMRPDAVFVQKMFNIVDKDSDGRISFQEFLDTVLLFSRGKTEDKLRIIFDMCDNDSNGVIDKGELSEMLRSLVEIARTTSLSDDHVTELIDGMFQDAGLERKDYLTYNDFKLMMKEYKGDFVAIGLDCKGAKQNFLDTSTNVARMTSFHIDQLPPEATKSWARKQWDGISTFLEENRQNIFYLFIFYVITIALFVERFIHYSFMAEHTDLRHIMGVGIAITRGSAAALSFCYSLLLLTMSRNLLTKLKEFSIQQYIPLDSHIQFHKIAACTALFFSVLHTVGHIVNFYHVSTQPIGNLRCLTREVSFSSDARPTITFWLFQTVTGLTGILLFVVMTIIFVFAHPTIRQKAYKFFWSTHSLYVLLYALCLVHGLARLTGAPRFWIFFIGPAIIYALDKVVSLRTKYMALDIIETELLPSDVIKIKFYRPPNLKYLSGQWVRLSCTAFRTNEFHSFTLTSAPHENFLSCHIKAQGPWTWKLRNYFDPCNFNPEDEHPKIRIEGPFGGGNQDWYKFEVAVMVGGGIGVTPYASMLNDLVFGTSTNRYSGVACKKVYFLWICPSHKHFEWFIDVLRDVERKDVTDVLEIHIFITQFFHKFDLRTTMLYICENHFQRLSKTSIFTGLKAINHFGRPDMTSFLKFVQKKHSYVSKIGVFSCGPRPLTKSVMLGCDEVNKGRRLPYFIHHFENFG; translated from the exons ATGGCCAGCGAGAGTGGGTGTCCGATAGAGTTTCATCGCATTGATGTAGAGAAGTGCGACAAGGTATTCGACAAGGACTGCCAGGGCAACAAGTACATTCCCTTTCAAAGGGCCGATTATGACAGAGAGACCGGACACAGTCCCAACAGCCCCAGGGAACAG ATCAACAAAGTGACCAGCTGGATCGACGGGAGCTTTATTTACTCGGGCAGCGAGGCTTGGACCAACACCATGAGGTCCTTCAAAAACGGGAGCTTCCTCATGGAGCCGAAGAAGCAATTTCCGGTTCGGAACACCATGCGGGCACCGCTGTTCAATCACGCGGTACCGAACGTGATGAGAATGCTTAATCCGGAGCGGCTTTATC tGCTCGGAGATCCGAGGACGAATCAAAACCCCCCGCTCCTGGCGTTTGGAATCTTGTTCTATCAGTGGCACAACGTAATAGCGGCTCGAGTCCAAAAACAGAACCCGGATATGTCGGATGAGGAGGTTTTTCAAAGGGCACGAAGAGTCGTAGTGGGGACGCTTCAG AACATCATAGTCTACGAATACTTGCCGAATCTTTTGGAAGAAGAGCTGAAGCCTTATTCCGGATACAAGCCTGACCTTCATCCCGGTATTAGTCACGTTTTTCAAAGCGCTGCATTCCGCTACGGACACAGCCTTGTACCACCTGGAATTTACCGTCGCGATGAATCGTGCAATTTTCGAAAGACCAGCATGGGTCGACCCGCAATGAGACTTTGCTCAACTTGGTGGGACTCGAAC GAAGTACTGGCGAACAGTACGATCGAGGAACTCGTTATGGGAATGGCTTCCCAGCTGGCGGAGAAGGAGGACAGCCTGCTCTGCTCCGACGTGAGGAACAGTCTCTTTGGTCCGATGGAATTTTCCCGTCGGGATTTGGGAGCGCTGAACATAATGCGAGGCAGAGACAATGGTCTTCCGGACTACAACACGGCAAGGGCGCACTTCAAGCTACCAAGGAGGAAGATCTGGAACGAGATAAACCCGGCGCTGTTCAACAAGAACCCAGAGCTGCTCAGGTCCCTGATGGAAATCTATTCCAACAACCTGGAAAACATCGACGTCTACGTCGGTGGGATGCTCGAGTCGAGCGACGGGCCTGGAGAACTCTTCAAGGCTGTGATTAAGGACCAGTTCACACGTTTGCGGGACGCCGATCGCTTCTGGTTCGAGAACCTCGACAACGG GATATTCACCAAGAGTGAAATTGAAGAGATTAGGAGAGTGAAATTCTGGGATATCGTTGTAAACACAACGTCGATACCGCCGGAGGCTGTGCAGAGGAGATTGTTCACCTGGATGGAAAACGACCCCTGCCCTCAACCCTTTCAACTGAATTCATCGATTCTCGAGTCGTGCATGCCTCTGCAGAGATACGATTACTTCGAG ggCAGCGAACTCGTCTACATATACGCCTGCGTTTTTCTCGGATTTATTCCGATACTTTGCGCAGGGGTTGGATACGGGCTTGTTAAATTACAGAACAGGCGAAGACGCCGACTGAAGATTCTTCAGGAGGAAATACAGAAGCGTAGCGACGGCAGAATTTGCGTGGATAAAATGGTGGTGAGAGAATGGTTGCACGCCAATCACCGGAGGCTTGTTAAAGTTAAATTTGGACCCGAAGCAGCCCTCCACGTGGTGAACAGAAAAGGGGAGAAGCTTCGGACCTTCAATTTCAACAATCTAAACTCAATCACGATCGAGGAATCACAGGTAATtaattat gAGAGCGAGAACAGCCATCGTAAGCCGTTGGTATTGCTGCGAATACCCCGTGACTACGATCTCGTCCTTGAACTGGATTCCTTAAGCTCGCGTAGAAAGTTCATTGCGAAATTAGAGTCATTTTTAACGTCGCACAACAAACACTTTACGCTGATGCGTACCAACCGTGATATAATGCTTGCCAAAGCGGAAACTAAAGAACGACGTCAGAAGAAATTGGAACAG TTCTTCAGGGAGGCCTACGCTTTGACATTTGGTCTTAGACCTGGTGAAAAACGTCGCCGATCAGAGGACAGCGACAGCGGAGAAGTTGTCACGGTGATGAGGACGTCGCTTTCGAAGAGCGAGTTTGCCAGCGCTTTGGGCATGCGGCCGGATGCTGTGTTCGTGCAAAAGATGTTCAACATCGTGGACAAGGACAGCGATGGAAGAATTTCGTTTCAG GAATTTTTGGACACGGTGCTGCTCTTTTCACGCGGCAAAACCGAGGACAAACTTCGGATAATATTCGACATGTGCGACAACGATAGCAACGGCGTTATCGACAAGGGAGAACTGTCGGAGATGCTTCGTTCCCTCGTTGAAATCGCCCGGACAACCAGCCTTAGCGACGATCACGTGACCGAACTGATCGACGGGATGTTCCAG gACGCGGGCCTCGAGCGGAAGGACTACCTGACTTACAATGACTTCAAGCTCATGATGAAGGAGTACAAGGGCGACTTCGTGGCAATCGGACTAGACTGCAAGGGGGCGAAGCAGAACTTTCTTGACACCTCGACGAACGTGGCGAGGATGACAAGCTTCCACATAGACCAGCTTCCCCCGGAGGCTACGAAGAGTTGGGCGCGAAAACAGTGGGACGGGATATCGACGTTCCTCGAGGAGAATCGTCAGAACATATTTTATCTGTTCATATTCTACGTGATCACGATCGCTCTGTTCGTGGAGAGATTCATCC ATTATTCCTTCATGGCTGAGCACACGGATCTGAGGCACATAATGGGCGTCGGGATAGCGATAACCAGAGGATCCGCCGCTGCGTTGTCGTTCTGCTACAGTCTTCTCCTGCTTACGATGTCTCGTAACCTCCTGACGAAGCTGAAGGAGTTCTCCATCCAGCAGTACATTCCGCTCGATTCTCACATCCAGTTTCACAAGATTGCTGCCTGCACCGCACTCTTTTTCTCCGTGCTTCACACCGTCGGTCACATTGTCAATTTCTACCACGTCTCCACCCAACCGATCGGCAACCTTCGATGTCTCACCCGAGAAGTCAGCTTTTCCAGCGATGCGCGTCCCACTATCACCTTCTGGCTATTCCAGACAGTAACAG GTTTAACCGGGATACTTTTGTTCGTTGTCATGACGATCATATTCGTCTTCGCTCATCCAACGATACGGCAAAAGGCCTACAAGTTCTTCTGGTCCACTCACAGCCTCTATGTTCTGCTCTACGCGTTGTGCCTTGTCCATGGATTGGCCAGACTAACCGGAGCACCACGATTCTGGATCTTCTTCATCGGTCCGGCGATCATCTATGCTCTGGATAAG GTGGTCAGCCTGCGCACCAAGTACATGGCCTTGGACATAATCGAGACGGAGTTACTGCCGTCCGATGTTATAAAGATAAAATTCTATCGACCACCGAACCTGAAGTACCTCTCCGGCCAGTGGGTACGTCTCTCCTGCACGGCGTTCAGGACCAACGAGTTTCACTCGTTCACGCTGACGTCAGCACCGCACGAGAACTTCTTGTCGTGTCATATCAAGGCCCAGGGTCCTTGGACATGGAAGTTGCGTAACTACTTTGACCCTTGCAATTTCAACCCCGAGGACGAACACCCCAAGATAAGGATCGAGGGACCGTTTGGGGGCGGGAATCAAGACTGGTACAAATTCGAAGTCGCCGTTATGGTCGGCGGTGGCATCGGGGTCACTCCGTACGCCTCGATGCTCAACGATCTCGTCTTCGGTACCTCGACTAATAGGTACTCAGGAGTAGCTTGCAAGAAG GTATACTTCTTGTGGATCTGTCCTTCTCACAAACACTTCGAGTGGTTCATCGACGTTCTACGCGACGTCGAGAGGAAGGATGTTACCGATGTTTTAGAAATACACATATTTATTACACAGTTCTTTCACAAGTTCGATTTACGCACAACTATGCTG tatATATgcgaaaatcattttcaaaggTTGTCGAAGACCAGTATATTCACCGGATTGAAGGCCATTAATCATTTCGGCAGGCCGGATATGACGTCGTTCCTAAAATTCGTTCAAAAGAAACACAGCTAC GTGAGTAAAATCGGGGTCTTCAGCTGCGGTCCTCGTCCTTTGACGAAAAGCGTGATGCTGGGTTGCGACGAGGTGAACAAGGGGCGACGTTTACCGTACTTTATACatcactttgaaaattttggctAG
- the LOC124175046 gene encoding dual oxidase isoform X4 — MTERPDTVPTAPGNRFQINKVTSWIDGSFIYSGSEAWTNTMRSFKNGSFLMEPKKQFPVRNTMRAPLFNHAVPNVMRMLNPERLYLLGDPRTNQNPPLLAFGILFYQWHNVIAARVQKQNPDMSDEEVFQRARRVVVGTLQNIIVYEYLPNLLEEELKPYSGYKPDLHPGISHVFQSAAFRYGHSLVPPGIYRRDESCNFRKTSMGRPAMRLCSTWWDSNEVLANSTIEELVMGMASQLAEKEDSLLCSDVRNSLFGPMEFSRRDLGALNIMRGRDNGLPDYNTARAHFKLPRRKIWNEINPALFNKNPELLRSLMEIYSNNLENIDVYVGGMLESSDGPGELFKAVIKDQFTRLRDADRFWFENLDNGIFTKSEIEEIRRVKFWDIVVNTTSIPPEAVQRRLFTWMENDPCPQPFQLNSSILESCMPLQRYDYFEGSELVYIYACVFLGFIPILCAGVGYGLVKLQNRRRRRLKILQEEIQKRSDGRICVDKMVVREWLHANHRRLVKVKFGPEAALHVVNRKGEKLRTFNFNNLNSITIEESQVINYESENSHRKPLVLLRIPRDYDLVLELDSLSSRRKFIAKLESFLTSHNKHFTLMRTNRDIMLAKAETKERRQKKLEQFFREAYALTFGLRPGEKRRRSEDSDSGEVVTVMRTSLSKSEFASALGMRPDAVFVQKMFNIVDKDSDGRISFQEFLDTVLLFSRGKTEDKLRIIFDMCDNDSNGVIDKGELSEMLRSLVEIARTTSLSDDHVTELIDGMFQDAGLERKDYLTYNDFKLMMKEYKGDFVAIGLDCKGAKQNFLDTSTNVARMTSFHIDQLPPEATKSWARKQWDGISTFLEENRQNIFYLFIFYVITIALFVERFIHYSFMAEHTDLRHIMGVGIAITRGSAAALSFCYSLLLLTMSRNLLTKLKEFSIQQYIPLDSHIQFHKIAACTALFFSVLHTVGHIVNFYHVSTQPIGNLRCLTREVSFSSDARPTITFWLFQTVTGLTGILLFVVMTIIFVFAHPTIRQKAYKFFWSTHSLYVLLYALCLVHGLARLTGAPRFWIFFIGPAIIYALDKVVSLRTKYMALDIIETELLPSDVIKIKFYRPPNLKYLSGQWVRLSCTAFRTNEFHSFTLTSAPHENFLSCHIKAQGPWTWKLRNYFDPCNFNPEDEHPKIRIEGPFGGGNQDWYKFEVAVMVGGGIGVTPYASMLNDLVFGTSTNRYSGVACKKVYFLWICPSHKHFEWFIDVLRDVERKDVTDVLEIHIFITQFFHKFDLRTTMLYICENHFQRLSKTSIFTGLKAINHFGRPDMTSFLKFVQKKHSYVSKIGVFSCGPRPLTKSVMLGCDEVNKGRRLPYFIHHFENFG; from the exons ATGACAGAGAGACCGGACACAGTCCCAACAGCCCCAGGGAACAG GTTTCAGATCAACAAAGTGACCAGCTGGATCGACGGGAGCTTTATTTACTCGGGCAGCGAGGCTTGGACCAACACCATGAGGTCCTTCAAAAACGGGAGCTTCCTCATGGAGCCGAAGAAGCAATTTCCGGTTCGGAACACCATGCGGGCACCGCTGTTCAATCACGCGGTACCGAACGTGATGAGAATGCTTAATCCGGAGCGGCTTTATC tGCTCGGAGATCCGAGGACGAATCAAAACCCCCCGCTCCTGGCGTTTGGAATCTTGTTCTATCAGTGGCACAACGTAATAGCGGCTCGAGTCCAAAAACAGAACCCGGATATGTCGGATGAGGAGGTTTTTCAAAGGGCACGAAGAGTCGTAGTGGGGACGCTTCAG AACATCATAGTCTACGAATACTTGCCGAATCTTTTGGAAGAAGAGCTGAAGCCTTATTCCGGATACAAGCCTGACCTTCATCCCGGTATTAGTCACGTTTTTCAAAGCGCTGCATTCCGCTACGGACACAGCCTTGTACCACCTGGAATTTACCGTCGCGATGAATCGTGCAATTTTCGAAAGACCAGCATGGGTCGACCCGCAATGAGACTTTGCTCAACTTGGTGGGACTCGAAC GAAGTACTGGCGAACAGTACGATCGAGGAACTCGTTATGGGAATGGCTTCCCAGCTGGCGGAGAAGGAGGACAGCCTGCTCTGCTCCGACGTGAGGAACAGTCTCTTTGGTCCGATGGAATTTTCCCGTCGGGATTTGGGAGCGCTGAACATAATGCGAGGCAGAGACAATGGTCTTCCGGACTACAACACGGCAAGGGCGCACTTCAAGCTACCAAGGAGGAAGATCTGGAACGAGATAAACCCGGCGCTGTTCAACAAGAACCCAGAGCTGCTCAGGTCCCTGATGGAAATCTATTCCAACAACCTGGAAAACATCGACGTCTACGTCGGTGGGATGCTCGAGTCGAGCGACGGGCCTGGAGAACTCTTCAAGGCTGTGATTAAGGACCAGTTCACACGTTTGCGGGACGCCGATCGCTTCTGGTTCGAGAACCTCGACAACGG GATATTCACCAAGAGTGAAATTGAAGAGATTAGGAGAGTGAAATTCTGGGATATCGTTGTAAACACAACGTCGATACCGCCGGAGGCTGTGCAGAGGAGATTGTTCACCTGGATGGAAAACGACCCCTGCCCTCAACCCTTTCAACTGAATTCATCGATTCTCGAGTCGTGCATGCCTCTGCAGAGATACGATTACTTCGAG ggCAGCGAACTCGTCTACATATACGCCTGCGTTTTTCTCGGATTTATTCCGATACTTTGCGCAGGGGTTGGATACGGGCTTGTTAAATTACAGAACAGGCGAAGACGCCGACTGAAGATTCTTCAGGAGGAAATACAGAAGCGTAGCGACGGCAGAATTTGCGTGGATAAAATGGTGGTGAGAGAATGGTTGCACGCCAATCACCGGAGGCTTGTTAAAGTTAAATTTGGACCCGAAGCAGCCCTCCACGTGGTGAACAGAAAAGGGGAGAAGCTTCGGACCTTCAATTTCAACAATCTAAACTCAATCACGATCGAGGAATCACAGGTAATtaattat gAGAGCGAGAACAGCCATCGTAAGCCGTTGGTATTGCTGCGAATACCCCGTGACTACGATCTCGTCCTTGAACTGGATTCCTTAAGCTCGCGTAGAAAGTTCATTGCGAAATTAGAGTCATTTTTAACGTCGCACAACAAACACTTTACGCTGATGCGTACCAACCGTGATATAATGCTTGCCAAAGCGGAAACTAAAGAACGACGTCAGAAGAAATTGGAACAG TTCTTCAGGGAGGCCTACGCTTTGACATTTGGTCTTAGACCTGGTGAAAAACGTCGCCGATCAGAGGACAGCGACAGCGGAGAAGTTGTCACGGTGATGAGGACGTCGCTTTCGAAGAGCGAGTTTGCCAGCGCTTTGGGCATGCGGCCGGATGCTGTGTTCGTGCAAAAGATGTTCAACATCGTGGACAAGGACAGCGATGGAAGAATTTCGTTTCAG GAATTTTTGGACACGGTGCTGCTCTTTTCACGCGGCAAAACCGAGGACAAACTTCGGATAATATTCGACATGTGCGACAACGATAGCAACGGCGTTATCGACAAGGGAGAACTGTCGGAGATGCTTCGTTCCCTCGTTGAAATCGCCCGGACAACCAGCCTTAGCGACGATCACGTGACCGAACTGATCGACGGGATGTTCCAG gACGCGGGCCTCGAGCGGAAGGACTACCTGACTTACAATGACTTCAAGCTCATGATGAAGGAGTACAAGGGCGACTTCGTGGCAATCGGACTAGACTGCAAGGGGGCGAAGCAGAACTTTCTTGACACCTCGACGAACGTGGCGAGGATGACAAGCTTCCACATAGACCAGCTTCCCCCGGAGGCTACGAAGAGTTGGGCGCGAAAACAGTGGGACGGGATATCGACGTTCCTCGAGGAGAATCGTCAGAACATATTTTATCTGTTCATATTCTACGTGATCACGATCGCTCTGTTCGTGGAGAGATTCATCC ATTATTCCTTCATGGCTGAGCACACGGATCTGAGGCACATAATGGGCGTCGGGATAGCGATAACCAGAGGATCCGCCGCTGCGTTGTCGTTCTGCTACAGTCTTCTCCTGCTTACGATGTCTCGTAACCTCCTGACGAAGCTGAAGGAGTTCTCCATCCAGCAGTACATTCCGCTCGATTCTCACATCCAGTTTCACAAGATTGCTGCCTGCACCGCACTCTTTTTCTCCGTGCTTCACACCGTCGGTCACATTGTCAATTTCTACCACGTCTCCACCCAACCGATCGGCAACCTTCGATGTCTCACCCGAGAAGTCAGCTTTTCCAGCGATGCGCGTCCCACTATCACCTTCTGGCTATTCCAGACAGTAACAG GTTTAACCGGGATACTTTTGTTCGTTGTCATGACGATCATATTCGTCTTCGCTCATCCAACGATACGGCAAAAGGCCTACAAGTTCTTCTGGTCCACTCACAGCCTCTATGTTCTGCTCTACGCGTTGTGCCTTGTCCATGGATTGGCCAGACTAACCGGAGCACCACGATTCTGGATCTTCTTCATCGGTCCGGCGATCATCTATGCTCTGGATAAG GTGGTCAGCCTGCGCACCAAGTACATGGCCTTGGACATAATCGAGACGGAGTTACTGCCGTCCGATGTTATAAAGATAAAATTCTATCGACCACCGAACCTGAAGTACCTCTCCGGCCAGTGGGTACGTCTCTCCTGCACGGCGTTCAGGACCAACGAGTTTCACTCGTTCACGCTGACGTCAGCACCGCACGAGAACTTCTTGTCGTGTCATATCAAGGCCCAGGGTCCTTGGACATGGAAGTTGCGTAACTACTTTGACCCTTGCAATTTCAACCCCGAGGACGAACACCCCAAGATAAGGATCGAGGGACCGTTTGGGGGCGGGAATCAAGACTGGTACAAATTCGAAGTCGCCGTTATGGTCGGCGGTGGCATCGGGGTCACTCCGTACGCCTCGATGCTCAACGATCTCGTCTTCGGTACCTCGACTAATAGGTACTCAGGAGTAGCTTGCAAGAAG GTATACTTCTTGTGGATCTGTCCTTCTCACAAACACTTCGAGTGGTTCATCGACGTTCTACGCGACGTCGAGAGGAAGGATGTTACCGATGTTTTAGAAATACACATATTTATTACACAGTTCTTTCACAAGTTCGATTTACGCACAACTATGCTG tatATATgcgaaaatcattttcaaaggTTGTCGAAGACCAGTATATTCACCGGATTGAAGGCCATTAATCATTTCGGCAGGCCGGATATGACGTCGTTCCTAAAATTCGTTCAAAAGAAACACAGCTAC GTGAGTAAAATCGGGGTCTTCAGCTGCGGTCCTCGTCCTTTGACGAAAAGCGTGATGCTGGGTTGCGACGAGGTGAACAAGGGGCGACGTTTACCGTACTTTATACatcactttgaaaattttggctAG